In a genomic window of Pangasianodon hypophthalmus isolate fPanHyp1 chromosome 1, fPanHyp1.pri, whole genome shotgun sequence:
- the pex5 gene encoding peroxisomal biogenesis factor 5 isoform X1 — MAMRELVEAECGGANPLMKLTSHMTQEGGAWRHRSTPTIPPTPIEIATEEELVNEFLQAPPRPPHSFDMGQLLEEMQQIDQQTYRQAPQRAPDVAALALSGDWAAEFLSGADSAVSPAQAGFDAADADWTREFINEVADPGRWAEEYLEQSEEKLWLGDLGEKEQEREWTKEYQPGEELKQTANELLAKVDDPKLQNTEFLRFVRQIGEGSVTVEDRAGKQLADKAQAREAQNWASSFTKFLKESGGGIVQVETRECREKNDQAKAKQAEQWANLVSQVSEESAESWVDEFTTSGPDFQQAKAAVESDIDFWEKLQEEWEEMAKRDAEAHPWLSDFDQLLSSSYDKGYQFEEENPYLSHEDPLAEGVKRMEAGDIPGAVRLFESAVQREPDNQLAWQYLGTCQAENEQEFAAISALRRCIELKKDNLTALMALAVSFTNESLHRQACETLRDWLRHNPKYRHILEQRDREKEREGVREREKERERFGSLLPEALFNEVQSLFLSAAAADPTRVDPQLQCGLGVLFNLSGEYDKAVDCFTAALSVTPQDYLLWNKLGATLANGNRSEEAVAAYRRALELQPGFVRSRYNLGISCVNLGAHREAVEHFLEALSLQRQAAGDMEGGAGRAPGSATTVMSDNIWSTLRMALSMMGESSLYASADRRDLDTLLAHFCQRDGETD, encoded by the exons ATGGCGATGCGGGAGCTGGTAGAGGCGGAATGTGGGGGAGCCAATCCCCTCATGAAATTGACCAGTCACATGACTCAAGAAGGCGGGGCTTGGAGACATAGGTCAACGCCCACT ATCCCCCCAACGCCAATTGAAATAGCCACCGAGGAAGAG CTGGTGAATGAGTTTCTACAGGCGCCCCCACGCCCTCCTCACAGTTTCGACATGGGGCAGCTTTTGGAAGAAATGCAGCAAATTGACCAGCAGACCTACAGACAGGCCCCACAAAGAG CTCCAGACGTAGCCGCATTGGCACTATCGGGTGACTGGGCAGCAGAGTTCCTGTCTGGCGCTGACTCTGCAGTTTCTCCAGCCCAGGCAGGTTTTGATGCAGCAGACGCTGACTGGACCAGAGAATTCATTAACGAAGTGGCAG ACCCTGGGCGATGGGCCGAAGAGTATCTGGAGCAGTCGGAGGAGAAGCTGTGGTTGGGAGATCTGGGAGAGaaggagcaagagagagaatg GACAAAAGAGTACCAACCAGGGGAGGAGCTGAAGCAAACAGCAAATGAACTTCTAGCAAAGGTTGATGACCCCAAGCTGCAAAACACAGAG TTCCTGCGGTTTGTTAGGCAGATTGGCGAGGGCAGTGTGACTGTGGAGGACAGAGCAGGAAAGCAGCTCGCTGATAAAGCACAGGCCAGGGAGGCACAGAACTGGGCATCCAGCTTCACGAAG TTCCTGAAGGAATCAGGGGGAGGGATTGTACAAGTGGAAACTCGAGAGTGCAGAGAGAAGAATGACCAAGCTAAAGCTAAACAGGCAGAACAGTGGGCTAATCTCGTCAGTCAG GTGTCAGAAGAGTCTGCTGAGTCCTGGGTAGATGAGTTCACCACGTCGGGCCCTGATTTTCAGCAGGCTAAAGCTGCCGTAGAG agTGATATCGATTTCTGGGAGAAGCTGCAGGAGGAGTGGGAGGAGATGGCTAAGAGAGACGCTGAGGCTCATCCCTGGCTGTCTGACTTTGACCAGCTGCTTAGCAGCTCATATGACAAG GGCTATCAGTTTGAGGAAGAGAATCCGTACTTGTCCCATGAGGACCCGCTGGCGGAGGGAGTAAAGAGGATGGAAGCTGGGGACATCCCAGGAGCCGTGCGCCTCTTTGAGAGTGCAGTGCAGAGAGAACCAGACAACCAGCTG GCCTGGCAGTATCTGGGAACATGCCAAGCAGAGAATGAGCAAGAGTTTGCAGCCATCAGTGCCCTCCGCAG GTGTATTGAGCTGAAGAAAGACAATTTGACAGCTCTCATGGCTCTAGCGGTCAGCTTCACCAATGAATCACTGCACCGGCAGGCCTGTGAGACGCTTCGTGATTGGCTGAGACACAATCCAAAGTACCGGCATATTCTCGAGCAGAGGGACAGGGAAAAGGAGAGGGAAGGAGtacgggagagagagaaggagagagagagatttggatCACTGCTGCCAGA gGCTCTGTTCAATGAGGTGCAGTCGTTATTTCTGAGTGCGGCGGCTGCTGATCCCACGCGGGTCGACCCTCAGCTGCAGTGTGGTCTCGGAGTTCTCTTCAACTTGAGTGGAGAGTATGACAAGGCTGTGGACTGTTTTACTGCTGCCTTGTCTGTTACtccacag GATTATTTGTTGTGGAATAAGTTAGGAGCTACTCTAGCTAACGGAAATCGCTCTGAGGAAGCTGTTGCTGCCTACAGAAGGGCGCTTGAGCTGCAGCCTGGGTTTGTGCGCAGCCGTTACAATCTGGGCATTAGCTGTGTTAATCTGGGAGCTCACAG GGAAGCGGTGGAGCATTTCCTGGAGGCGCTCTCACTTCAGAGGCAAGCTGCTGGTGACATGGAAGGAGGTGCAGGTCGGGCACCAGGCTCCGCCACCACCGTAATGTCAGACAACATCTGGTCCACCCTGCGCATGGCACTGAGCATGATGGGAGAGAGTTCGTTGTACGCCTCCGCCGACCGGCGAGATCTGGACACACTGCTGGCGCACTTCTGCCAGAGGgacggagagacagactga
- the pex5 gene encoding peroxisomal biogenesis factor 5 isoform X3 has product MAMRELVEAECGGANPLMKLTSHMTQEGGAWRHRSTPTIPPTPIEIATEEELVNEFLQAPPRPPHSFDMGQLLEEMQQIDQQTYRQAPQRAPDVAALALSGDWAAEFLSGADSAVSPAQAGFDAADADWTREFINEVADPGRWAEEYLEQSEEKLWLGDLGEKEQEREWTKEYQPGEELKQTANELLAKVDDPKLQNTEVSEESAESWVDEFTTSGPDFQQAKAAVESDIDFWEKLQEEWEEMAKRDAEAHPWLSDFDQLLSSSYDKGYQFEEENPYLSHEDPLAEGVKRMEAGDIPGAVRLFESAVQREPDNQLAWQYLGTCQAENEQEFAAISALRRCIELKKDNLTALMALAVSFTNESLHRQACETLRDWLRHNPKYRHILEQRDREKEREGVREREKERERFGSLLPEALFNEVQSLFLSAAAADPTRVDPQLQCGLGVLFNLSGEYDKAVDCFTAALSVTPQDYLLWNKLGATLANGNRSEEAVAAYRRALELQPGFVRSRYNLGISCVNLGAHREAVEHFLEALSLQRQAAGDMEGGAGRAPGSATTVMSDNIWSTLRMALSMMGESSLYASADRRDLDTLLAHFCQRDGETD; this is encoded by the exons ATGGCGATGCGGGAGCTGGTAGAGGCGGAATGTGGGGGAGCCAATCCCCTCATGAAATTGACCAGTCACATGACTCAAGAAGGCGGGGCTTGGAGACATAGGTCAACGCCCACT ATCCCCCCAACGCCAATTGAAATAGCCACCGAGGAAGAG CTGGTGAATGAGTTTCTACAGGCGCCCCCACGCCCTCCTCACAGTTTCGACATGGGGCAGCTTTTGGAAGAAATGCAGCAAATTGACCAGCAGACCTACAGACAGGCCCCACAAAGAG CTCCAGACGTAGCCGCATTGGCACTATCGGGTGACTGGGCAGCAGAGTTCCTGTCTGGCGCTGACTCTGCAGTTTCTCCAGCCCAGGCAGGTTTTGATGCAGCAGACGCTGACTGGACCAGAGAATTCATTAACGAAGTGGCAG ACCCTGGGCGATGGGCCGAAGAGTATCTGGAGCAGTCGGAGGAGAAGCTGTGGTTGGGAGATCTGGGAGAGaaggagcaagagagagaatg GACAAAAGAGTACCAACCAGGGGAGGAGCTGAAGCAAACAGCAAATGAACTTCTAGCAAAGGTTGATGACCCCAAGCTGCAAAACACAGAG GTGTCAGAAGAGTCTGCTGAGTCCTGGGTAGATGAGTTCACCACGTCGGGCCCTGATTTTCAGCAGGCTAAAGCTGCCGTAGAG agTGATATCGATTTCTGGGAGAAGCTGCAGGAGGAGTGGGAGGAGATGGCTAAGAGAGACGCTGAGGCTCATCCCTGGCTGTCTGACTTTGACCAGCTGCTTAGCAGCTCATATGACAAG GGCTATCAGTTTGAGGAAGAGAATCCGTACTTGTCCCATGAGGACCCGCTGGCGGAGGGAGTAAAGAGGATGGAAGCTGGGGACATCCCAGGAGCCGTGCGCCTCTTTGAGAGTGCAGTGCAGAGAGAACCAGACAACCAGCTG GCCTGGCAGTATCTGGGAACATGCCAAGCAGAGAATGAGCAAGAGTTTGCAGCCATCAGTGCCCTCCGCAG GTGTATTGAGCTGAAGAAAGACAATTTGACAGCTCTCATGGCTCTAGCGGTCAGCTTCACCAATGAATCACTGCACCGGCAGGCCTGTGAGACGCTTCGTGATTGGCTGAGACACAATCCAAAGTACCGGCATATTCTCGAGCAGAGGGACAGGGAAAAGGAGAGGGAAGGAGtacgggagagagagaaggagagagagagatttggatCACTGCTGCCAGA gGCTCTGTTCAATGAGGTGCAGTCGTTATTTCTGAGTGCGGCGGCTGCTGATCCCACGCGGGTCGACCCTCAGCTGCAGTGTGGTCTCGGAGTTCTCTTCAACTTGAGTGGAGAGTATGACAAGGCTGTGGACTGTTTTACTGCTGCCTTGTCTGTTACtccacag GATTATTTGTTGTGGAATAAGTTAGGAGCTACTCTAGCTAACGGAAATCGCTCTGAGGAAGCTGTTGCTGCCTACAGAAGGGCGCTTGAGCTGCAGCCTGGGTTTGTGCGCAGCCGTTACAATCTGGGCATTAGCTGTGTTAATCTGGGAGCTCACAG GGAAGCGGTGGAGCATTTCCTGGAGGCGCTCTCACTTCAGAGGCAAGCTGCTGGTGACATGGAAGGAGGTGCAGGTCGGGCACCAGGCTCCGCCACCACCGTAATGTCAGACAACATCTGGTCCACCCTGCGCATGGCACTGAGCATGATGGGAGAGAGTTCGTTGTACGCCTCCGCCGACCGGCGAGATCTGGACACACTGCTGGCGCACTTCTGCCAGAGGgacggagagacagactga
- the pex5 gene encoding peroxisomal biogenesis factor 5 isoform X2 translates to MAMRELVEAECGGANPLMKLTSHMTQEGGAWRHRSTPTIPPTPIEIATEEELVNEFLQAPPRPPHSFDMGQLLEEMQQIDQQTYRQAPQRAPDVAALALSGDWAAEFLSGADSAVSPAQAGFDAADADWTREFINEVADPGRWAEEYLEQSEEKLWLGDLGEKEQEREWTKEYQPGEELKQTANELLAKVDDPKLQNTEFLRFVRQIGEGSVTVEDRAGKQLADKAQAREAQNWASSFTKVSEESAESWVDEFTTSGPDFQQAKAAVESDIDFWEKLQEEWEEMAKRDAEAHPWLSDFDQLLSSSYDKGYQFEEENPYLSHEDPLAEGVKRMEAGDIPGAVRLFESAVQREPDNQLAWQYLGTCQAENEQEFAAISALRRCIELKKDNLTALMALAVSFTNESLHRQACETLRDWLRHNPKYRHILEQRDREKEREGVREREKERERFGSLLPEALFNEVQSLFLSAAAADPTRVDPQLQCGLGVLFNLSGEYDKAVDCFTAALSVTPQDYLLWNKLGATLANGNRSEEAVAAYRRALELQPGFVRSRYNLGISCVNLGAHREAVEHFLEALSLQRQAAGDMEGGAGRAPGSATTVMSDNIWSTLRMALSMMGESSLYASADRRDLDTLLAHFCQRDGETD, encoded by the exons ATGGCGATGCGGGAGCTGGTAGAGGCGGAATGTGGGGGAGCCAATCCCCTCATGAAATTGACCAGTCACATGACTCAAGAAGGCGGGGCTTGGAGACATAGGTCAACGCCCACT ATCCCCCCAACGCCAATTGAAATAGCCACCGAGGAAGAG CTGGTGAATGAGTTTCTACAGGCGCCCCCACGCCCTCCTCACAGTTTCGACATGGGGCAGCTTTTGGAAGAAATGCAGCAAATTGACCAGCAGACCTACAGACAGGCCCCACAAAGAG CTCCAGACGTAGCCGCATTGGCACTATCGGGTGACTGGGCAGCAGAGTTCCTGTCTGGCGCTGACTCTGCAGTTTCTCCAGCCCAGGCAGGTTTTGATGCAGCAGACGCTGACTGGACCAGAGAATTCATTAACGAAGTGGCAG ACCCTGGGCGATGGGCCGAAGAGTATCTGGAGCAGTCGGAGGAGAAGCTGTGGTTGGGAGATCTGGGAGAGaaggagcaagagagagaatg GACAAAAGAGTACCAACCAGGGGAGGAGCTGAAGCAAACAGCAAATGAACTTCTAGCAAAGGTTGATGACCCCAAGCTGCAAAACACAGAG TTCCTGCGGTTTGTTAGGCAGATTGGCGAGGGCAGTGTGACTGTGGAGGACAGAGCAGGAAAGCAGCTCGCTGATAAAGCACAGGCCAGGGAGGCACAGAACTGGGCATCCAGCTTCACGAAG GTGTCAGAAGAGTCTGCTGAGTCCTGGGTAGATGAGTTCACCACGTCGGGCCCTGATTTTCAGCAGGCTAAAGCTGCCGTAGAG agTGATATCGATTTCTGGGAGAAGCTGCAGGAGGAGTGGGAGGAGATGGCTAAGAGAGACGCTGAGGCTCATCCCTGGCTGTCTGACTTTGACCAGCTGCTTAGCAGCTCATATGACAAG GGCTATCAGTTTGAGGAAGAGAATCCGTACTTGTCCCATGAGGACCCGCTGGCGGAGGGAGTAAAGAGGATGGAAGCTGGGGACATCCCAGGAGCCGTGCGCCTCTTTGAGAGTGCAGTGCAGAGAGAACCAGACAACCAGCTG GCCTGGCAGTATCTGGGAACATGCCAAGCAGAGAATGAGCAAGAGTTTGCAGCCATCAGTGCCCTCCGCAG GTGTATTGAGCTGAAGAAAGACAATTTGACAGCTCTCATGGCTCTAGCGGTCAGCTTCACCAATGAATCACTGCACCGGCAGGCCTGTGAGACGCTTCGTGATTGGCTGAGACACAATCCAAAGTACCGGCATATTCTCGAGCAGAGGGACAGGGAAAAGGAGAGGGAAGGAGtacgggagagagagaaggagagagagagatttggatCACTGCTGCCAGA gGCTCTGTTCAATGAGGTGCAGTCGTTATTTCTGAGTGCGGCGGCTGCTGATCCCACGCGGGTCGACCCTCAGCTGCAGTGTGGTCTCGGAGTTCTCTTCAACTTGAGTGGAGAGTATGACAAGGCTGTGGACTGTTTTACTGCTGCCTTGTCTGTTACtccacag GATTATTTGTTGTGGAATAAGTTAGGAGCTACTCTAGCTAACGGAAATCGCTCTGAGGAAGCTGTTGCTGCCTACAGAAGGGCGCTTGAGCTGCAGCCTGGGTTTGTGCGCAGCCGTTACAATCTGGGCATTAGCTGTGTTAATCTGGGAGCTCACAG GGAAGCGGTGGAGCATTTCCTGGAGGCGCTCTCACTTCAGAGGCAAGCTGCTGGTGACATGGAAGGAGGTGCAGGTCGGGCACCAGGCTCCGCCACCACCGTAATGTCAGACAACATCTGGTCCACCCTGCGCATGGCACTGAGCATGATGGGAGAGAGTTCGTTGTACGCCTCCGCCGACCGGCGAGATCTGGACACACTGCTGGCGCACTTCTGCCAGAGGgacggagagacagactga
- the cdca3 gene encoding cell division cycle-associated protein 3, with protein MGTSESKMAVASTPKPDPIHRLKTQRLAQLADPRSPSCGINRTPIQVSGAASTVQEVQESAGPVYVDPRSPTVGIVRTPLKDSMKVTVSSLARRLSTFFLNDVVVGNATPLPPVSFTKHHSLSSVEEQNELNSKEPLLPPHSHDSVSGPTNCLSTPADFSSSMGYGSFSSSPFVVVGEAQVEVGVDADTTIDEAEEAVLVGQSTLKRELSLSMLGCREGVYSPEFFPSAEERPSTPLPPLEEPQDVDHSYALPHVTCEPVQSAPVPVQEAILPPMTADMPQSPEQESVAEEKAMLPEPALKHSEKSKLANSEPAKSEVLLPAITFPRFDTRSPSQAVFKPQWLGVGFGATGVRARGVQSRGKGTSSPLSTRRPATDENENKVVLNKQKQRGKTLIGEGRSPLQILKETNSPRNNSAQMKLKVSTPEKQRFSQMDRRALVLSLNKENQ; from the exons ATGGGTACCAGTGAGAGCAAGATGGCCGTGGCATCAACGCCCAAGCCAGATCCGATCCATCGGCTCAAGACTCAACGCTTGGCCCAGCTTGCAGATCCTCGATCTCCATCCTGCGGGATCAACCGCACACCTATACAG GTGAGTGGCGCAGCCTCTACAGTCCAAGAAGTTCAAGAGTCAGCTGGACCGGTATATGTCGATCCACGGTCGCCTACAGTTGGCATTGTTCGCACTCCACTAAAGGACAGTATGAAAG tAACGGTCAGCTCACTGGCTCGTCGGCTGAGCACGTTCTTCCTTAATGATGTGGTGGTTGGTAACGCCACTCCACTCCCCCCTGTGTCCTTTACTAAACACCACAGCCTGTCTAGTGTAGAGGAGCAGAATGAGCTGAACTCCAAAGAGCCCCTCCTCCCACCTCATTCCCACGACTCTGTCAGTGGGCCCACCAACTGTCTGTCTACTCCGGCAGATTTCAGCTCCTCCATGGGTTACGGCTCCTTCTCCAGCAGTCCGTTTGTGGTGGTCGGTGAGGCTCAGGTGGAGGTCGGGGTGGACGCTGACACCACAATTGATGAGGCTGAGGAGGCTGTCCTTGTGGGCCAGTCTACCCTTAAGCGGGAGCTCAGTCTCAGCATGCTCGGCTGCCGTGAGGGCGTTTACTCACCAGAGTTCTTCCCCTCAGCTGAGGAGCGTCCTTccactcctcttcctcctttgGAGGAACCGCAAGATGTGGATCACTCCTATGCACTTCCTCATGTCACCTGTGAGCCCGTTCAGTCCGCTCCTGTTCCTGTCCAAGAAGCCATCTTGCCACCAATGACTGCTGACATGCCACAGTCACCTGAGCAGGAG AGCGTCGCCGAAGAAAAGGCTATGCTGCCAGAGCCAGCTCTGAAACACTCTGAGAAGTCAAAGCTCGCCAATTCCGAACCAGCCAAGAGCGAAGTCCTTCTGCCTGCTATAACGTTCCCCAGGTTTGACACCCGCAGCCCAAGCCAGGCTGTATTTaagccccagtggctgggtgTGGGATTTGGAGCGACGGGTGTCCGTGCTAGAGGAGTTCAGAGCCGTGGGAAAGGAACCTCCTCCCCTCTGTCCACCCGCAGACCAGCTACTGACGAAAATGAGAATAAGGTTGTGCTCAACAAACAGAAGCAGAGAG GCAAAACTCTTATTGGTGAAGGCAGATCCCCTCTGCAGATCCTCAAGGAAACCAATTCACCCAGAAACAACAGTGCACAG ATGAAGCTGAAGGTTTCTACACCAGAGAAGCAGAGGTTTAGCCAAATGGACAGAAGAGCTCTCGTTCTTTCTCTCAACAAAGAGAACCAGTGA